A single window of Polyangia bacterium DNA harbors:
- a CDS encoding sialidase family protein, translating into MAGLFVIAAPRAAQANGAFPDSVGILLPLDRPLEIHLATNFGVISSEDAGKTWSWSCEQPLSSLANLYQMGAPPLDRIFALSSNGLIFSDDGTCGWTQSRPTPDTALLTDFFPDPSDPNHVLAIILPNTADLEAEGIYGSTDGGANFGDALFKAPLDGGMTGIEIARSDPHIAYAAMYERPGVHPRIVKSSDGGTTWGTPIDVEPSLGQNSFRIIAIDPTNPQKLYLRVQEALLESLAISDDGGMTFKKPVTFPIMMGAFARLASGTILSAGFKYDDKGAMTAIGYRSTDGGATFTAWDNIPSFRALAERDGVLYGSADNFKDGFALGTSTDEGLTWKPLMNFSQVSSIKSCVQMACAASCASQVKQKLWSSAVCSPSKGGCSVSRPWDKSRTGGVAFVATAVYLLGVRARRRRRRRSGAALDSSPTAG; encoded by the coding sequence GTGGCCGGCCTGTTCGTCATTGCGGCGCCCCGGGCGGCCCAGGCGAACGGCGCTTTTCCCGATTCGGTGGGCATCCTGCTTCCCCTCGATCGCCCGCTGGAGATCCACCTGGCCACCAACTTCGGCGTCATCTCGTCGGAGGACGCCGGCAAGACCTGGTCGTGGAGCTGCGAGCAGCCGCTGTCCAGCCTGGCCAACCTTTATCAGATGGGCGCGCCGCCCCTGGATCGCATCTTCGCGCTGTCGTCGAACGGCCTCATCTTCAGCGACGACGGGACCTGCGGCTGGACGCAGTCCAGGCCGACCCCGGACACAGCGCTGTTGACCGATTTCTTTCCTGACCCGAGCGATCCGAACCACGTCCTGGCCATCATCTTGCCGAACACCGCCGACCTGGAAGCGGAGGGCATCTATGGCTCTACCGATGGCGGGGCCAACTTTGGTGACGCCTTGTTCAAGGCGCCCCTCGACGGCGGAATGACCGGGATCGAAATCGCCCGCAGCGATCCACACATCGCCTACGCGGCGATGTACGAGCGCCCGGGGGTTCACCCACGCATCGTCAAGTCCAGCGACGGCGGCACCACCTGGGGCACGCCCATCGATGTGGAGCCTAGCCTGGGCCAGAATTCGTTTCGCATCATCGCCATCGATCCGACGAATCCGCAGAAGCTGTACTTGCGGGTGCAGGAGGCGTTGCTGGAATCGCTGGCCATCTCCGACGACGGCGGTATGACCTTCAAGAAGCCGGTGACCTTCCCCATCATGATGGGCGCGTTCGCCCGGCTGGCCAGCGGCACCATCTTGTCGGCCGGGTTCAAGTACGACGATAAGGGCGCGATGACGGCGATCGGTTATCGCTCGACCGACGGCGGGGCGACGTTCACGGCCTGGGACAACATTCCGTCGTTCCGCGCCCTGGCCGAGCGGGACGGCGTCCTTTATGGTTCGGCGGACAACTTCAAGGACGGGTTCGCCCTGGGCACCTCGACCGATGAAGGGCTGACCTGGAAGCCGCTGATGAACTTCAGTCAGGTCTCGTCGATCAAAAGCTGCGTCCAGATGGCCTGCGCAGCGTCGTGCGCCAGCCAGGTCAAACAGAAGCTGTGGTCGTCAGCGGTCTGCTCGCCGTCGAAGGGCGGCTGTTCGGTCAGCCGGCCCTGGGACAAAAGCCGCACCGGCGGGGTGGCCTTCGTCGCCACGGCGGTGTACCTGCTGGGCGTCCGCGCGCGTCGCCGACGCCGGCGTCGAAGCGGAGCGGCCCTCGACAGTTCACCGACGGCGGGGTAG
- a CDS encoding C4-type zinc ribbon domain-containing protein, producing the protein MSATQNDLARVEGMLTTERQALTETERYHSEQKGLFTDDEQQVAGAKHKLSQAKNSKEYMAAQREIEQRRESLTGREAEIGKLVEAIDAKKKLLSDRAADVQTLRDSIEKDVEAARGRIAELEGKIAELRKERDALATGVKPEVLKRYSTIRLRRGLAVVSVRNGTCQGCNMNIPPQLYNTLQKGLSIETCPSCHRIIYWEELMKMEEGGSPATTTSST; encoded by the coding sequence TTGTCTGCGACGCAGAACGATCTGGCCCGCGTCGAAGGAATGCTGACCACCGAAAGGCAGGCCCTGACCGAAACGGAGCGCTATCACAGCGAACAAAAGGGCCTGTTCACCGATGACGAGCAGCAGGTCGCCGGCGCCAAGCACAAGCTGTCGCAGGCGAAGAACTCCAAGGAATACATGGCCGCCCAGCGCGAAATCGAGCAGCGCCGCGAGAGCCTGACCGGCCGCGAGGCGGAGATCGGCAAGCTGGTCGAGGCCATCGACGCCAAGAAGAAGCTGCTGTCCGATCGGGCCGCCGATGTGCAGACCTTGCGCGATTCCATCGAGAAGGACGTCGAGGCGGCGCGCGGCCGCATCGCCGAGCTGGAGGGCAAGATCGCCGAGCTGCGGAAGGAACGCGACGCCCTGGCCACCGGGGTCAAGCCCGAGGTGCTCAAGCGATACAGCACCATCCGCCTGCGCCGGGGTCTGGCCGTGGTCAGCGTCCGCAACGGCACTTGCCAGGGCTGCAACATGAACATCCCGCCCCAGCTGTACAACACGCTGCAAAAGGGCCTGAGCATCGAGACCTGTCCGTCCTGCCATCGCATCATCTACTGGGAAGAGCTGATGAAGATGGAAGAGGGCGGCAGCCCCGCGACGACGACCAGCTCCACCTAG
- the uvrA gene encoding excinuclease ABC subunit UvrA, with amino-acid sequence MSPRGKDLEANRSLRKPADEPDFIVVRGAREHNLSIDHLRIPKRELVVFTGVSGSGKSSLAFDTLYAEGQRRYVESLSSYARQFLGQMEKPKYESLRGLSPTIAIEQKSASSNPRSTVGTVTEIYDYLRVLYTRAGEQRCHLCGGEVTARSAAEIVNELLTLPAKTKATLMARKAENRKGEFREVFEEARKAGFVRVRINGLIQRLEDVTALDKKKKHTIEIVIDRVSIDPSDRARLTDSVEAAVKAGAGSIIVAVEGETRERAYSEARACPDCGIGLPELSPQSFSFNSPLGMCVDCNGLGSSLEVDADLIVPDADLTINEGAIEPWGDRTGRDHGWTANVAAAISREFGIPLDKPWKSLTARHREVLLYGSGEKRMKVTWNGKHGGGSWAMRFAGVINTIKKRMTESTSEVTRQWYQRYFREQQCAACKGQRLRPESRAVVLAGKSIVEVCGMTVAEASRYFGSLGLTGARAQIATEILKEVNARLGFLLDVGLEYLTLDRAAASLSGGEAQRIRLASQLGSELSGVMYVLDEPSIGLHQRDNLRLIATLRRLRDLGNSVIVVEHDAETIESADYVVDFGPGAGRQGGRVVSEGPPEALKADPKSPTGRFLSGAERIEVPSERRTPQGFITVKGAREHNLKNIDVQFPLGVLVAVTGVSGAGKSSLINGILQPALRRKLLGSFDRVGAHNGLTGIEAIDKVIDIDQKPIGRTPRSNPATYTKAFDAIREVFAMTEEAKTYGYQPGRFSFNVKGGRCEACEGDGVRKVEMHFLPDVYVTCEVCRGQRYNEATLRVKWKGRSIAEVLEASVSEALGLFEHHRTLKNILHTLNDVGLGYISLGQSATTLSGGEAQRIKLSRELAKRDTGKTLYLLDEPTTGLHFEDVRRLLAVLSRLTEAGNTVLVIEHNLDVIKTADYVIDLGPEGGSRGGQVIAAGTPEEVARVPSSYTGHFLAPLLGIRRARATTAA; translated from the coding sequence TTGAGCCCGCGCGGAAAAGACCTGGAGGCGAACCGATCCTTGCGCAAGCCGGCGGACGAGCCGGATTTCATCGTCGTGCGCGGCGCCCGCGAGCACAACCTCTCCATCGATCACCTGCGCATCCCCAAGCGCGAGCTGGTGGTGTTCACCGGCGTTTCCGGATCGGGGAAATCGTCGCTGGCCTTCGACACGCTGTACGCCGAGGGACAGCGCCGTTACGTCGAATCGCTGTCATCGTACGCGCGCCAGTTCCTGGGCCAGATGGAGAAGCCCAAGTACGAATCGCTGCGCGGCCTGTCGCCGACCATCGCCATCGAACAGAAGTCGGCGTCGTCGAACCCGCGCTCGACGGTGGGCACGGTGACGGAGATCTACGACTATTTACGGGTTCTTTACACGCGGGCCGGCGAGCAGCGCTGTCACCTGTGCGGCGGCGAGGTCACGGCGCGCTCGGCAGCGGAGATCGTCAACGAGCTTTTGACCCTGCCGGCGAAGACCAAGGCCACCCTGATGGCGCGCAAGGCGGAAAACCGCAAGGGCGAGTTCCGCGAGGTGTTCGAAGAGGCGCGCAAGGCCGGCTTTGTCCGCGTGCGCATCAACGGCCTCATCCAGCGCCTGGAAGACGTCACCGCGCTCGACAAGAAGAAAAAGCACACCATCGAGATCGTCATCGACCGCGTCAGCATCGACCCGTCCGATCGCGCGCGGCTGACCGATTCGGTGGAGGCCGCCGTGAAGGCCGGCGCCGGTTCGATCATCGTCGCCGTCGAGGGCGAGACGCGCGAGCGCGCCTACAGCGAGGCGCGGGCCTGCCCCGACTGCGGCATCGGCCTGCCGGAACTGTCGCCGCAGTCGTTTTCGTTCAACAGCCCGCTCGGCATGTGCGTCGACTGCAACGGCCTTGGTTCCAGCCTGGAAGTGGACGCTGACCTGATCGTCCCCGATGCCGACCTGACCATCAACGAAGGAGCCATCGAGCCGTGGGGCGATCGCACCGGCCGCGACCACGGCTGGACGGCGAACGTGGCGGCGGCCATCTCGCGCGAGTTCGGCATTCCCCTCGACAAGCCGTGGAAGTCGCTGACCGCGCGGCACCGCGAGGTGCTGCTGTACGGCTCGGGCGAAAAGCGCATGAAGGTGACCTGGAACGGCAAGCACGGCGGCGGGTCGTGGGCGATGCGCTTTGCCGGCGTGATCAACACGATCAAGAAGCGCATGACTGAATCCACGTCGGAGGTGACGCGCCAGTGGTACCAGCGCTATTTCCGCGAGCAGCAATGCGCCGCCTGCAAGGGCCAGCGCCTGCGCCCCGAATCGCGCGCCGTCGTGCTGGCCGGCAAGAGCATCGTCGAGGTGTGCGGCATGACCGTCGCCGAGGCCAGCCGCTATTTCGGCAGCCTGGGGCTGACCGGCGCGCGCGCCCAGATCGCCACCGAGATCTTGAAAGAGGTGAACGCCCGCCTGGGCTTCCTGCTGGACGTGGGCCTGGAATACCTGACGCTGGATCGCGCGGCGGCCTCACTGTCGGGCGGCGAGGCGCAGCGCATCCGGCTGGCGTCGCAGCTTGGGTCTGAATTGTCAGGCGTGATGTACGTGCTGGACGAACCGTCGATCGGGTTGCACCAGCGCGACAACCTGCGCCTCATCGCGACGCTGCGGCGGCTGCGCGATCTCGGCAACAGCGTCATCGTCGTCGAGCACGACGCCGAGACCATCGAATCGGCGGACTACGTCGTCGACTTCGGTCCGGGCGCCGGCCGCCAGGGCGGGCGCGTGGTCTCCGAAGGCCCGCCCGAGGCGCTGAAGGCCGATCCGAAATCTCCGACCGGGCGGTTTCTCTCGGGCGCCGAGCGCATCGAGGTCCCGAGCGAACGCCGCACGCCGCAGGGCTTCATCACCGTCAAAGGCGCCCGCGAGCACAACCTCAAGAACATCGACGTGCAGTTTCCGCTGGGCGTGCTGGTGGCGGTGACCGGCGTTTCGGGCGCCGGCAAATCGTCGCTGATCAACGGCATCCTGCAGCCGGCGCTGCGGCGCAAGCTGCTGGGCAGCTTCGATCGCGTCGGGGCCCACAATGGTTTGACCGGCATCGAGGCCATCGACAAGGTCATCGACATCGATCAGAAGCCGATCGGCCGCACGCCGCGTTCCAACCCGGCCACGTACACCAAGGCCTTCGACGCCATCCGCGAGGTCTTCGCCATGACCGAAGAGGCGAAGACCTACGGTTATCAGCCGGGCCGTTTTTCCTTCAACGTCAAAGGCGGGCGCTGCGAGGCGTGCGAGGGCGACGGCGTGCGCAAGGTGGAGATGCACTTTCTGCCCGACGTGTACGTCACCTGCGAGGTCTGTCGCGGCCAGCGTTACAACGAAGCCACCCTGCGCGTGAAGTGGAAAGGCCGCAGCATCGCCGAGGTGCTGGAGGCCAGCGTGTCGGAAGCGCTGGGCCTGTTCGAACACCACCGCACGCTGAAGAACATCCTGCACACGCTCAACGACGTGGGCCTGGGTTACATTTCATTGGGACAGTCAGCGACCACGCTTTCGGGCGGCGAAGCCCAGCGCATCAAGCTGTCGCGCGAGCTGGCCAAGCGCGACACCGGCAAGACGCTGTACCTGCTGGACGAGCCCACCACCGGCCTGCACTTCGAAGACGTGCGGCGCTTGCTGGCAGTGCTCAGCCGCCTCACCGAAGCAGGCAACACCGTGCTGGTCATCGAGCACAACCTGGACGTCATCAAGACCGCCGATTACGTCATCGACCTCGGCCCGGAGGGCGGTTCGCGCGGCGGCCAGGTGATCGCCGCCGGCACGCCGGAAGAAGTGGCGCGCGTCCCGAGCTCGTACACCGGACATTTTCTGGCCCCGCTGCTGGGCATCCGCCGGGCCCGGGCCACGACCGCGGCGTAA
- a CDS encoding class I SAM-dependent methyltransferase, whose protein sequence is MDNHYHSETVRKETRHTVSLVTPHLSPGMSVLDVGCGEGYVTDMLRGRGTGEVFGVDIVDLRRDKSGVFRLYDGRTLPFPDDRFDVVMLNFVLHHVPDELKIGLIREALRVARVKLFVLEDTPATAFDRFVSRRHGDAYRRKIASDAPFGFLTRAEWRWLFRGMGLELESRPLSRFCRSLFQPFARTAFTVRKPARLALTTAVEFSPAY, encoded by the coding sequence ATGGACAATCACTACCACTCGGAGACGGTTCGCAAAGAGACCCGGCACACGGTTTCGTTGGTGACGCCGCACCTTTCACCGGGGATGTCGGTGCTGGATGTCGGGTGCGGTGAAGGGTACGTCACCGACATGCTGAGAGGGCGCGGCACGGGCGAGGTCTTCGGCGTCGACATCGTCGATCTGCGGCGCGACAAAAGCGGCGTTTTTCGCCTCTACGACGGGCGCACGCTGCCGTTTCCCGACGATCGCTTCGACGTGGTGATGCTCAATTTTGTGCTGCACCACGTGCCCGACGAATTGAAGATCGGGCTCATTCGTGAAGCGCTGCGCGTGGCCCGGGTCAAGCTGTTCGTCCTCGAGGACACACCGGCCACGGCCTTCGACCGGTTCGTCAGCCGCCGCCATGGCGACGCGTACCGGCGCAAGATCGCCAGCGATGCCCCGTTCGGTTTCCTCACCCGCGCCGAATGGCGCTGGCTGTTTCGCGGCATGGGCCTGGAGCTGGAATCGAGGCCGCTGTCCCGCTTCTGCCGCTCACTCTTCCAACCGTTCGCCCGCACCGCCTTCACCGTGCGCAAACCGGCTCGCCTCGCTCTGACAACCGCCGTCGAATTTTCACCAGCCTACTGA
- a CDS encoding TIGR02266 family protein, producing MTTRRGKDRRRREVNVPADRRRPGADRRIHTRVAVDIEVDYKSADNFLFAYITDISAMGIFIRTNAPEPPGTRLNLQFTPPGGQPLNLEGRVMWVNPFRPGSYDNINPGMGVQFVDLSVQQREEIVNLVRTFAYLSDDEEPKGNS from the coding sequence ATGACGACACGCAGAGGAAAAGACCGCCGGCGCCGCGAGGTGAACGTGCCTGCCGACAGACGGCGGCCGGGCGCCGATCGACGCATTCACACGCGCGTCGCCGTCGACATCGAGGTCGACTACAAGAGCGCGGACAATTTTCTGTTCGCGTACATCACCGACATCAGCGCGATGGGCATCTTCATCCGCACCAACGCTCCCGAGCCGCCCGGCACCCGCTTGAACCTGCAGTTCACCCCGCCCGGCGGCCAGCCGCTGAACCTGGAAGGCCGCGTGATGTGGGTGAACCCGTTTCGCCCCGGCAGCTATGACAACATCAACCCGGGCATGGGTGTCCAGTTCGTCGACCTCAGCGTCCAGCAGCGCGAGGAAATCGTGAACCTGGTCCGAACCTTCGCCTACCTCAGCGACGACGAAGAGCCCAAGGGCAACAGCTAG
- a CDS encoding glycosyltransferase family 39 protein, translated as MLFAVALCLPRLGSFGFWDPWELKIADQAREIADSGHLFDATVGGRYPGGKGLMFFLAALGIKIFGAGEFGARIFNTLCALGCLLAVYWAAAGMFRRRAAVLSVLALGTMTIFTLEARQLTSDAPEMAGLALAIGGLARYAWPASGKRRIADLLIACAGMGIGYLATGALLGVVLPGLSLLAALIVGYGLIASDAKVDDGTGDLAAPGTGPDIPAGSRLGESTLRPKSRAAIPLIVLGVLSIALMVAAMTNIVAGKFSPLLGGVAQGGVPSHNFEYLVRQLGFGLFPWSAVVVFALARPLIRLDESEGVQTNTRLAFGQLYILFVAGLGFALSTYLVLVLGDGRYVALPALGLAVGVFLDEVLEGNRLEPVAGLLMATGTMVVARDFFIEPEELVSVHLLDKVKWPAVISIEHLILGMGFLMAMGVYTGLAARGRAVGRVPPRDLTNGRNWQRKLEPVILAAGRWGLQAAIGFALVFSFFVADVLVPHLSTHFSFKPVLESYAKYAKAGEKIGKYHIEGHGAGFYGHEKMVEIPSQDRLVDFLRDRNRVFALVSADDLAALDNALKTAKIDYAVVDAESTRFLLLSNRLSPGEADQNPLRTNVWMSPNPPPPGTNTWQPDEKPPWSWRVPVFATFGDAIDLIGADFPPSMRRPGKIGLELTFRVKGHPPGSYKIFVHFDGPAAPRVLGDHDPLNHAFPTNYWLPGEYVRDHFDVDVPLMTTPAGTYTIFMGFWPGGEGKRLKVTKGPNDGGDRVRLGTIEIK; from the coding sequence GTGCTTTTTGCGGTCGCGCTCTGCCTGCCGCGGCTGGGGTCATTCGGCTTTTGGGATCCCTGGGAGCTGAAGATCGCCGACCAGGCGCGCGAGATCGCCGACAGCGGCCACCTGTTCGACGCGACGGTGGGCGGCCGCTATCCGGGCGGCAAGGGTCTGATGTTTTTCCTGGCCGCCCTGGGGATCAAGATCTTCGGCGCCGGCGAGTTCGGCGCACGCATCTTCAACACCTTGTGCGCGCTCGGCTGCCTGCTGGCGGTGTACTGGGCGGCGGCCGGAATGTTCCGCCGACGCGCCGCCGTCCTTTCGGTGTTGGCGCTGGGCACCATGACCATCTTCACGCTGGAGGCGCGGCAGCTCACCTCAGACGCGCCGGAGATGGCCGGCCTGGCGTTGGCCATCGGTGGTCTCGCGCGATACGCCTGGCCGGCGTCGGGCAAACGGCGGATCGCCGATCTTTTGATCGCCTGCGCCGGCATGGGCATCGGGTATCTGGCCACCGGCGCGCTGCTGGGTGTGGTGCTGCCGGGGCTGTCGCTGCTGGCGGCGCTGATCGTCGGCTATGGCTTGATCGCCTCTGATGCCAAGGTCGACGACGGCACCGGCGATCTGGCCGCCCCCGGCACCGGCCCCGACATTCCCGCCGGCAGCCGCCTGGGCGAAAGCACGTTGCGCCCCAAGAGCCGCGCGGCCATTCCGCTGATCGTCCTCGGCGTCCTCAGCATCGCGCTGATGGTGGCGGCCATGACCAACATCGTGGCGGGGAAATTTTCGCCGCTGCTGGGCGGCGTCGCCCAGGGCGGCGTGCCGTCGCACAACTTTGAGTATCTGGTGCGCCAGCTCGGCTTCGGCCTGTTTCCCTGGAGCGCGGTGGTGGTGTTCGCCCTGGCCCGTCCGCTGATTCGGCTCGACGAATCGGAGGGCGTGCAGACCAACACGCGGCTGGCGTTCGGTCAGCTGTACATTCTTTTCGTCGCTGGCCTGGGGTTCGCGCTGTCGACGTACCTGGTGCTGGTGCTGGGCGACGGCCGCTACGTCGCGCTGCCGGCCCTGGGCCTGGCGGTGGGTGTTTTCCTCGACGAGGTCCTGGAGGGAAACCGGCTGGAACCGGTGGCCGGTCTGCTGATGGCCACCGGGACCATGGTGGTGGCGCGCGATTTCTTCATCGAGCCGGAAGAATTGGTGTCGGTGCACCTTCTGGACAAGGTGAAGTGGCCGGCGGTCATCTCGATCGAACACCTGATCCTGGGCATGGGGTTCCTGATGGCGATGGGCGTGTACACGGGCCTGGCGGCCCGCGGGCGCGCCGTCGGTCGGGTGCCCCCGCGCGATCTGACCAACGGCCGCAACTGGCAACGCAAGCTCGAGCCGGTGATCCTGGCCGCCGGGCGCTGGGGCTTGCAAGCGGCCATCGGCTTCGCGCTGGTGTTCTCTTTCTTCGTGGCCGACGTGTTGGTGCCGCACCTTTCGACGCACTTTTCGTTCAAGCCGGTGCTCGAGTCCTACGCCAAGTACGCCAAGGCGGGCGAGAAGATCGGCAAGTATCACATCGAAGGCCACGGCGCCGGGTTCTACGGTCACGAGAAGATGGTGGAGATCCCGTCGCAGGATCGCCTGGTGGATTTCCTGCGCGACCGCAACCGCGTTTTTGCCCTGGTGTCGGCGGATGATCTGGCGGCCCTGGACAATGCGCTCAAGACGGCGAAGATCGACTACGCGGTGGTCGACGCGGAATCGACGCGCTTCCTGCTGCTGTCGAATCGCCTTTCGCCCGGCGAGGCCGACCAGAACCCGCTGCGCACCAACGTCTGGATGTCGCCCAACCCGCCGCCGCCCGGCACCAACACCTGGCAGCCCGACGAGAAGCCCCCCTGGAGCTGGCGCGTACCGGTGTTCGCCACCTTCGGGGACGCCATCGATTTGATCGGCGCCGATTTCCCGCCGTCGATGCGGCGGCCGGGAAAGATCGGGCTGGAGCTGACCTTCCGGGTGAAGGGCCACCCGCCGGGCAGTTACAAGATCTTTGTTCACTTCGACGGGCCGGCGGCGCCGCGCGTTCTCGGCGATCACGATCCGCTGAATCACGCCTTCCCCACCAATTACTGGCTGCCGGGCGAATACGTACGCGACCACTTCGACGTCGACGTGCCGCTGATGACCACCCCGGCGGGCACATACACCATTTTCATGGGCTTCTGGCCGGGCGGTGAAGGCAAGCGCCTGAAGGTCACCAAGGGCCCGAACGACGGCGGCGATCGCGTTCGCCTGGGCACCATCGAGATCAAATAG
- a CDS encoding acyl-CoA synthetase, with product MSILLQRLWESGWPDAPAIVEEAPAGEAPRTVAYAKLRARAQTIAAELRGDRPSLNGARVAFLFPPSSRYVETMLGVFLAGGTAVPLSPSHPPAELGHLLDTAAPVRVLAAPALATRLAGLSAAPLTVLDHLSTDRANPVADLKGPAAPTADGDPALMLFTSGTTGKPKGVTLSHAALAASLASLEGAWGWRADDRLLHVLPLHHTHGVVVALLGALWAGASARFAAFEAPRVWTLLADSTVFMAVPTIYAKLLDAFRAAAPDTQAAWAAGARRLRLMTSGSAALPASLFHDFAALAGQTLLERYGMTEIGMALSNPLDGPRLAGAVGRELPGVSVDIVGDDGRLLGPDEPGELRVRSTQMFSGYHGDPDATGRAFDQDGRFRTGDTGVRDAAGVIRLLGRTSTDILKSGGYKLSALEIESVLREHPVIAEVAVIGVPDETWGDRVTACVVLRPGTTLTVNELCAFAADRLAPYKLPRALRVLDALPKTALGKVQKAALLKM from the coding sequence ATGTCGATCTTGCTCCAGCGCCTGTGGGAGAGCGGATGGCCGGACGCCCCGGCGATCGTCGAGGAGGCGCCCGCCGGCGAAGCGCCGCGCACCGTTGCGTACGCCAAGCTGCGGGCGCGCGCGCAAACCATCGCGGCAGAGCTGCGCGGCGATCGCCCGTCGCTGAACGGCGCCCGGGTGGCGTTTCTGTTCCCGCCCTCCAGCCGTTACGTCGAGACGATGCTGGGCGTGTTCCTGGCCGGCGGAACCGCCGTGCCGCTGTCGCCGTCGCACCCGCCGGCCGAGCTTGGCCACCTGCTGGACACCGCCGCGCCGGTGCGCGTGCTGGCGGCGCCGGCGCTGGCGACGCGTCTGGCGGGCTTGAGCGCGGCGCCGCTGACGGTGCTCGACCATCTCTCGACGGACCGGGCGAACCCCGTCGCTGACCTCAAGGGCCCCGCCGCCCCGACTGCTGACGGCGATCCGGCGCTGATGCTGTTCACGTCGGGCACCACCGGCAAGCCCAAAGGCGTCACCCTCAGTCACGCCGCGCTGGCGGCGTCGTTGGCGTCGCTGGAAGGCGCCTGGGGGTGGCGGGCCGACGATCGCCTGCTGCACGTCTTGCCGCTGCACCACACGCACGGCGTGGTGGTGGCGCTGCTGGGCGCGCTGTGGGCCGGCGCCAGCGCGCGCTTCGCCGCCTTCGAGGCGCCGCGGGTCTGGACCCTGCTGGCCGACAGCACGGTGTTCATGGCGGTGCCCACCATCTACGCCAAGCTGCTCGACGCCTTCCGCGCCGCCGCGCCCGACACGCAAGCGGCGTGGGCGGCGGGCGCGCGCCGCCTGCGCTTGATGACCAGCGGCTCGGCCGCCTTGCCCGCGTCGCTGTTTCACGATTTCGCCGCCCTGGCCGGGCAGACCCTTCTTGAACGGTACGGCATGACCGAGATCGGGATGGCCTTGTCGAATCCGCTGGATGGTCCACGCCTGGCCGGCGCCGTCGGGCGCGAGTTGCCCGGTGTCTCGGTCGACATCGTCGGTGACGACGGCCGCCTGCTGGGCCCCGACGAACCGGGCGAGCTGCGCGTGCGGTCGACGCAGATGTTCTCCGGCTATCACGGCGATCCCGACGCCACCGGACGCGCCTTCGACCAGGACGGCCGCTTTCGCACCGGTGACACCGGCGTGCGCGACGCCGCCGGCGTCATTCGCTTGCTGGGCCGCACGTCGACGGACATCCTGAAAAGCGGTGGCTACAAGCTCAGCGCGCTGGAGATCGAATCGGTCCTGCGCGAGCACCCGGTCATCGCCGAAGTGGCGGTCATCGGCGTCCCCGACGAAACCTGGGGCGATCGGGTCACCGCCTGCGTGGTGCTGCGCCCGGGCACCACCCTGACCGTCAACGAGCTGTGCGCCTTTGCCGCTGATCGCCTGGCGCCGTACAAGCTGCCGCGCGCGCTGCGGGTCCTGGACGCGCTTCCGAAGACGGCCCTCGGCAAGGTGCAAAAAGCCGCTCTCTTGAAGATGTGA
- a CDS encoding MBL fold metallo-hydrolase, protein MRDLDRQHRQRLRGAPRLMLTMRFLAAALSRLRHGTVPVAAAAVAHPPAGTVAVTFVGHATVMVTTPQARLLTDPLLDNSLWGLRRAQAAGLHEGDRDDVDLVLISHAHRDHLRPSSLRRLSREARVVVPPRCADLLGRLRFADVVELGPGQSLRHRDLEITAVPVRHSGVRGLGDFVRRGATGYIVRSQGTTVYFAGDTGYFSGFAEIGRRFRPDVALLPIAGYEPASFRDEHMSPLDALYAFEDLGSRVFIPITHGSFPLSYEPLQAPLIWLRQLARSRGLGRGAVDDDSRHVAILEHGESCLFRRRG, encoded by the coding sequence GTGCGCGATCTGGACCGGCAACACCGCCAGCGCCTGCGCGGCGCACCCCGGCTGATGCTGACCATGCGGTTTCTGGCGGCGGCCCTTTCGCGTCTGCGGCACGGCACGGTGCCGGTGGCGGCGGCGGCGGTGGCGCACCCGCCGGCGGGGACGGTGGCGGTGACGTTCGTCGGCCACGCCACGGTGATGGTCACCACGCCGCAGGCGCGCCTTTTGACCGATCCGCTGCTGGACAACAGCCTGTGGGGACTGCGGCGGGCGCAGGCGGCCGGCTTGCACGAAGGCGATCGCGACGACGTCGACCTGGTGCTGATCTCGCACGCCCACCGCGATCACCTGCGGCCGAGCAGCCTGCGCCGCTTGTCGCGTGAGGCCCGGGTGGTGGTGCCGCCCCGCTGCGCCGACCTCCTTGGCCGGCTGCGCTTCGCCGACGTGGTCGAGCTTGGCCCCGGGCAAAGCCTTCGTCACCGCGATCTGGAGATCACCGCCGTGCCGGTGCGGCACTCGGGCGTGCGGGGCCTCGGCGACTTCGTTCGCCGCGGGGCCACCGGGTACATCGTGCGCTCCCAAGGCACCACCGTGTACTTCGCCGGCGACACCGGTTACTTCTCCGGGTTCGCCGAGATCGGGCGGCGCTTTCGTCCCGACGTGGCGCTGCTGCCGATCGCCGGCTACGAACCGGCCAGCTTTCGCGACGAGCACATGTCGCCGCTGGATGCCCTGTACGCCTTTGAAGATCTCGGGTCGCGGGTGTTCATCCCCATCACGCATGGCTCGTTCCCGCTGAGCTATGAACCGCTGCAGGCGCCGCTCATTTGGCTGCGGCAACTGGCCCGGTCACGCGGCCTCGGTCGCGGCGCCGTCGATGATGACAGCCGGCACGTGGCGATCCTGGAGCACGGCGAAAGCTGTTTATTCAGGCGCCGCGGCTGA